In Psychrobacter sp. JCM 18902, a single window of DNA contains:
- the aguA gene encoding agmatine deiminase yields MSLLPNRLITGSTPQQDGFYMPAEFETIQKIWIVWPYRADNWRQQAAPAQKAYADVALAINRFCEVGVLVNPDDYQSCRDSLPADIDVISMPSNDAWARDTVPTFLINNKGELRACDWTFNAWGGDYDGLYSPWDDDDKLAERLCDHLDIKRYRTDDFVMEGGAFHVDGEGTVLTTRMCLLSPGRNPHLTEAQIEDKLKAYLNVQKVLWIDDGIDPDETTGHIDDIACFARPGEVVCLYTDDSEHPFYEATQKAYKQLSNMTDAKGRRLKVHKLCCTKQPVTLPEDYDIEQSDDAKARQTGDVCIASYANFLICNEAIIVPQYDDENDSLAIEQLEKVFPQHQVVGVRTKEIVFGGGNIHCITQQQPKSSIKSTRIKI; encoded by the coding sequence ATGTCATTATTACCGAACCGATTAATCACTGGCTCAACACCACAGCAAGACGGCTTTTACATGCCAGCAGAATTTGAGACTATACAAAAAATATGGATAGTATGGCCATACCGTGCTGATAACTGGCGACAGCAAGCCGCTCCTGCTCAGAAAGCTTATGCTGATGTCGCATTGGCAATCAACAGATTTTGTGAGGTTGGCGTACTGGTCAATCCTGATGATTATCAATCATGCCGCGATAGTCTACCTGCTGACATCGACGTCATATCAATGCCTAGCAACGATGCTTGGGCACGTGATACTGTCCCGACATTTTTAATCAATAATAAAGGTGAGCTACGCGCCTGTGATTGGACATTCAATGCATGGGGCGGCGACTATGACGGGTTATACTCGCCGTGGGATGACGATGATAAGCTGGCTGAACGCTTGTGTGACCATCTAGATATCAAACGCTATCGAACGGATGACTTTGTGATGGAAGGCGGTGCATTTCATGTCGATGGTGAAGGCACGGTTCTGACCACGCGTATGTGTCTGCTAAGCCCAGGGCGTAACCCACACCTAACCGAAGCTCAAATTGAAGACAAGTTAAAAGCCTATCTCAATGTGCAAAAAGTACTGTGGATTGATGACGGTATCGATCCTGACGAAACCACTGGTCATATTGATGATATTGCCTGCTTTGCGCGCCCTGGTGAAGTGGTTTGTTTATACACTGATGATTCTGAGCATCCGTTTTATGAGGCAACGCAAAAAGCCTATAAACAGCTATCTAATATGACCGATGCCAAAGGTCGCCGCCTAAAAGTCCATAAGCTTTGCTGTACCAAGCAACCTGTTACTTTACCTGAGGACTATGATATTGAGCAGTCTGACGATGCCAAGGCGCGTCAGACTGGTGATGTTTGTATCGCCTCGTATGCCAATTTTTTAATTTGTAATGAGGCTATCATCGTACCGCAATATGATGATGAAAATGATTCATTAGCCATCGAGCAGCTTGAAAAAGTATTTCCTCAGCATCAGGTAGTGGGAGTACGCACAAAGGAGATTGTCTTTGGCGGTGGTAATATTCACTGTATTACTCAGCAGCAGCCAAAATCATCAATTAAAAGCACCCGCATAAAAATATAG
- the aguB gene encoding N-carbamoylputrescine amidase has translation MMRNVTVATTQMACGWDIQQNIATATELVTKAAKAGANIILLQELFETPYFCQVHDFDYFKLATSVEDNAAINHFKQLAKDLEVVLPISFYEKSGNTFFNSVTVIDADGEILGTYRKTHIPDGIPYAEKFYFTPGDTGFKVWQTKYAKIGVGICWDQWFPECARSMALMGAEILFYPTAIGDEPTLDIDSKGHWQRCMQGHAAANLMPVVAANRIGTETITQNGNDSVMAFYGSSFITDGRGEIIQEASKDKEEILSTTFDLDQLAIERQQWGVFRDRRPSMYGTLLTHG, from the coding sequence ATCATGCGAAATGTTACCGTTGCTACGACTCAAATGGCATGTGGTTGGGATATACAACAAAATATTGCCACTGCTACTGAGTTGGTCACTAAAGCCGCCAAAGCGGGTGCCAATATCATTTTGCTACAAGAGTTGTTTGAGACGCCTTACTTCTGCCAAGTTCATGACTTTGATTATTTTAAACTGGCAACTTCAGTTGAGGATAATGCGGCCATCAATCACTTCAAACAGTTGGCTAAAGACTTAGAAGTGGTATTACCGATTAGCTTTTATGAAAAATCAGGCAATACCTTTTTTAATAGCGTGACCGTGATTGATGCCGATGGCGAGATACTTGGCACTTATCGTAAAACGCATATACCAGATGGCATTCCTTATGCCGAAAAATTCTACTTTACCCCCGGTGATACTGGATTCAAGGTTTGGCAAACCAAGTATGCCAAAATCGGTGTCGGTATTTGCTGGGATCAATGGTTTCCTGAGTGTGCTCGTAGCATGGCATTAATGGGTGCAGAAATACTGTTTTATCCGACTGCGATTGGTGATGAGCCAACATTGGACATCGACTCAAAAGGTCATTGGCAACGCTGTATGCAAGGTCATGCTGCCGCTAATCTCATGCCAGTCGTAGCAGCCAATCGTATTGGCACTGAGACAATTACTCAAAACGGAAACGATAGCGTCATGGCATTCTACGGTAGCTCATTTATTACCGACGGTCGCGGTGAGATCATCCAAGAAGCATCTAAAGATAAAGAAGAGATACTTAGTACGACTTTTGACTTAGATCAACTGGCTATCGAACGTCAGCAATGGGGCGTTTTCCGTGATCGTCGTCCATCGATGTATGGCACGTTGCTGACTCATGGATAA
- a CDS encoding NAD-dependent succinate-semialdehyde dehydrogenase, translating into MSDYQINNPATGEVEATYPTATEQDIQNAIAQANTAYQDWRQVSLDERSAILHKIADIYLERQDELARIVANEMGKPVAQAKGEIGLVADIYRYYADNAEQLLAPSTIDVDSGSASVEKRPVGALLGIMPWNYPHYQVARFVAPNFMAGNTVILKHAPQCPKTAEAIADILKDAGLPEGVYNNVFATNEQAATIIEDSRVQGVSLTGSERAGQAVAKIAGGALKKVVLELGGSDAFIVAADADIEQAIKGAISGRFGNTGQACNAAKRLIAVESVYDKFVEGFTNAVSNMTLADPLNEDTFIGPMSSKAAAVNLQEQLDSAIQAGATVLVEGGMIKNKPGAWFKPAVLTDVTESMAVYREELFGPVAVVYKACDIDHAIKIANDVPFGLGASIQTQDAALAAEIADKLEVGMVTINAPSGSEANTPFGGVKRSGFGRELGTLGITEFLNYKLIRDKS; encoded by the coding sequence ATGAGCGATTATCAAATTAATAACCCAGCCACTGGCGAAGTAGAAGCCACTTACCCTACGGCAACTGAGCAGGACATCCAGAACGCTATTGCACAAGCCAATACCGCTTATCAAGATTGGCGTCAGGTTTCATTGGATGAGCGCAGTGCCATACTTCATAAAATTGCCGATATCTATCTTGAACGTCAAGACGAGCTGGCTCGCATCGTTGCCAATGAGATGGGCAAGCCCGTTGCACAAGCAAAAGGTGAAATCGGTCTAGTTGCGGATATCTATCGCTATTATGCAGACAACGCTGAGCAGCTACTAGCACCTAGTACCATTGATGTTGATTCAGGGTCAGCTTCGGTAGAAAAACGTCCTGTGGGCGCTCTATTAGGTATCATGCCGTGGAACTACCCACACTATCAAGTGGCACGTTTTGTCGCGCCAAACTTTATGGCAGGCAATACCGTTATTCTAAAGCATGCGCCGCAATGTCCTAAGACTGCAGAAGCCATCGCTGATATCCTAAAAGATGCTGGCTTACCAGAGGGTGTTTATAACAATGTGTTTGCCACCAATGAGCAAGCGGCAACAATCATCGAAGACAGCCGCGTACAAGGCGTTTCGCTGACAGGCTCTGAGCGAGCTGGGCAAGCAGTTGCTAAAATAGCAGGCGGTGCGCTGAAAAAAGTCGTGCTAGAGCTTGGCGGTTCAGACGCCTTTATCGTTGCAGCTGATGCTGATATCGAACAAGCTATAAAAGGGGCTATTTCTGGTCGTTTTGGCAATACAGGACAAGCGTGTAATGCTGCCAAACGTCTTATCGCTGTCGAATCTGTGTATGATAAATTCGTTGAAGGGTTTACTAATGCCGTAAGCAATATGACACTTGCTGATCCACTTAATGAAGATACCTTCATTGGTCCCATGTCTTCAAAGGCAGCCGCAGTTAATTTGCAAGAACAGCTCGATAGCGCCATTCAAGCAGGCGCAACCGTATTGGTCGAAGGCGGCATGATCAAAAACAAGCCGGGTGCGTGGTTTAAGCCTGCGGTACTAACAGATGTAACTGAGTCCATGGCTGTTTATCGTGAGGAGCTATTTGGTCCTGTGGCAGTCGTCTACAAAGCTTGTGACATCGATCATGCCATCAAGATAGCTAATGATGTGCCTTTCGGACTTGGCGCTTCTATCCAAACGCAAGATGCTGCGCTAGCCGCTGAGATTGCTGACAAATTAGAAGTCGGTATGGTCACTATCAATGCGCCTTCTGGTAGCGAAGCCAATACCCCGTTTGGCGGCGTTAAACGCTCAGGATTTGGTCGCGAGCTTGGCACCCTTGGTATCACTGAGTTTTTAAATTATAAACTGATTCGTGATAAGTCGTAA
- a CDS encoding APC family permease, protein MSELKKSLGTLDIIALAFGAMVGWGWVVLAGGWILSAGTWGAMLAFLIGGLAVILIGVTYAELAASMPITGGEHTYTHRALGVNVSFICSWSILFGYFSVVAFEAVALPTVVEYFIPNYNQGYLWTIAGWDVYATWVGVGMLGSVIVTWLNIRGMEVSAWFQKTAVLGILFVGTLLFIGAVMFNPEGSNSVQAPAFIGGIGGMMAVIVMVPFMFVGFDVIPQAAEEIDLTRPNIGKFLILSIVVAVMWYVGIAWSVGTTLPLLQAENSTLATADAMTNAWHGKWAGILLVIGGVLGILSSWNAFLIGGSRLLYAMSKARMLPAFLSKLHPKYKTPSNAILLIGGLATLAPLFGRKMLVWIVDAGGFGIVIAYTCVAISFLVLRYREPDMVRPFRIPAGKLVGMVTIALSFGILMLYMPGMPSALTPIEWWIFFGWTVLGIALYGYARVKYPGISESIMAEELRELKIVNQLWLKDNPPKQ, encoded by the coding sequence ATGTCTGAATTAAAAAAATCGTTAGGGACGCTAGATATTATCGCCTTAGCATTCGGTGCTATGGTTGGTTGGGGCTGGGTAGTCTTGGCTGGTGGTTGGATTTTATCTGCGGGGACGTGGGGCGCAATGCTGGCGTTCTTGATAGGCGGTCTGGCAGTGATACTGATTGGTGTGACTTATGCCGAGCTTGCCGCATCGATGCCGATTACGGGCGGCGAGCATACCTATACGCATAGAGCACTGGGGGTAAATGTCTCCTTTATCTGCTCATGGAGTATTCTATTTGGGTATTTTTCGGTGGTCGCGTTTGAGGCGGTTGCCTTGCCGACAGTCGTAGAGTATTTTATCCCCAATTACAATCAGGGATATCTCTGGACCATCGCTGGTTGGGATGTTTATGCCACTTGGGTGGGTGTCGGGATGCTGGGCTCAGTCATCGTCACTTGGCTAAATATCCGCGGTATGGAAGTCAGTGCCTGGTTTCAAAAGACGGCCGTATTGGGCATCTTATTTGTGGGTACGTTGCTGTTCATTGGCGCAGTCATGTTTAATCCTGAAGGCTCAAACTCAGTACAAGCGCCTGCATTCATCGGTGGTATTGGCGGTATGATGGCCGTTATTGTCATGGTGCCGTTTATGTTTGTCGGCTTTGACGTTATTCCGCAAGCGGCAGAAGAAATTGATCTGACTCGTCCTAATATTGGTAAATTTTTGATTTTATCGATTGTCGTTGCGGTAATGTGGTATGTGGGTATCGCTTGGAGTGTTGGCACGACCTTGCCACTCTTACAAGCCGAAAACTCAACGCTCGCCACTGCGGATGCGATGACCAATGCTTGGCATGGCAAGTGGGCAGGTATATTGTTAGTGATTGGCGGTGTGCTGGGTATTTTATCAAGCTGGAACGCCTTTTTGATTGGTGGTAGCCGACTACTCTATGCCATGTCAAAAGCACGTATGTTGCCCGCATTTTTGAGCAAGCTGCATCCAAAGTATAAGACGCCGTCGAATGCCATTTTATTGATCGGTGGTTTGGCGACACTAGCACCTTTGTTTGGTCGTAAAATGCTGGTGTGGATCGTAGATGCTGGTGGTTTTGGTATCGTTATTGCTTATACCTGTGTCGCTATCTCATTCTTAGTACTTCGCTACCGCGAGCCTGATATGGTACGCCCATTTAGAATACCAGCAGGTAAGCTCGTTGGTATGGTCACGATTGCGCTAAGTTTTGGAATACTCATGCTGTATATGCCAGGTATGCCATCCGCGCTAACCCCTATCGAGTGGTGGATTTTCTTTGGCTGGACGGTCTTAGGCATTGCGTTATATGGCTACGCAAGGGTGAAGTATCCAGGTATTAGCGAGTCAATTATGGCAGAAGAGCTACGTGAATTAAAAATCGTCAATCAATTATGGTTAAAAGACAATCCACCTAAGCAATAG